acactcaaatgaaaattGCTCTAAGCCAATTCTTGAGTACTGTTGCACCGTTTTGGGCAGCTGTTCTGTTGCTaaccttgaaaggttattaCAACTACAAAAACGATGTGCGAGATTAATTTTGGACGCCACCAAATGATAGCTCCGTTGAACTTTTTGATCAGTTAGGTTGGCTGCCTATAGATGACATTATACGCGTTAGAAAACTCGTCCTGCTACATAAAGTAAGCCAGGGTCACTGTCCTGAACATTTTACTTCATACTTTAAACATGTCAggtctacaataataataatactaatactaatactaataataataataataataataataataataataataataataataataataataataagaatataAGAATAAACCTGACTACCCCAGGGGGACGCTTTGTGTCCTAGACTGTTTACACTGTGCCTGAACCCTGTAGCGTGGCGCCTGCGGGCAACAGAGGGATACCGGTTATCCAAGCCTATAGGAGTCAAAGTCACCGATCTCCTGTATATAGACGACCTCAAGGTTTTTGCTGCCTCCGAGAGCAACCTGAACCGAGTGCTGAAACAGACTAGAGGAAGGATGCAGGACATCGGCCTCCACTGGAATCAGAAAAAGTGCTCAGTGGTACACGTGAAGAGGGGAGCCCAAGTGCTAGACGAGTCTGGTATGAGGATGGACGAGACAACTACCATCACGGCTCTTGGGGAAGGAAAACACTACAAATTCCTGGGGGTGCTAGAGAACGTTCGACAGGATGAACGGCTGGCCCTAGCTTGCGCGGCTAAAGAGTATCTACGCAGGATATCTATTATATGGTCCAGCCCCCTGTCTGATTGTAACCGTGTGCAGGCAACTAATCAGTATGCACTCCCGGTCCTGCGGTACCTAATGTGGACACAGCATTGGCCTCTATCAGAGTTAAGAGATGTGGACAGAGCAGCTCGGAAGATCATAGTTGAGAACGGTGGCAAGCACCCAGCTAGCCTGACTTCTTTGTTATATCTAGCGAGGGAGAAAGGGGGTAGAGGCCTGCGATCAGTCGAACACGAGTACAAGATCACTAAAATCAAATCGCTACTGAAATTGTATCAGAACCCGGACCAGACTGTGGAAGCAGTTAGAGAATTTGAAGAACACGCCATGGCATCAGGCCACCAGTCGCTCGTAAAGGAAGCAGCTAAGTACGCTGAAGAACTCAACATCACACTTCAGCTTGATACCCTAAATCCCGTGTGTGTTACAACAGAAGGAAAGGTGGTAACTGCAGCAAGATCTGGGAATCTGTTGAAGCAATCTAAAGAGAAGCAGTTCTTGGAGATCGCTAAAGACAAAAagtggcaaggaaagttattccgTATCAGATGGGAAGATGAGAGCCTAAGCATAACCAGCTGCTTTGCATGGTTAAAAGGCTGGGCTACATGCCCTACACATACCATCGCGGGCATGTATGAATTGTATGAGCAGTTGTTACCTACGAAGCTCTACACAAAGGAGAAGACGCAAACCTCCACCGACGGCGAAGTTCTATGCAGGTTATGTGGGAAGGTAGCTGAGAGCGTTGCACATGTTCTGGCTGGATGTTCCTCCCTGGCAAAAACCAAGTACCTATACAGGCATAATGCAGCTTTGAAGATTCTGTTTTTTGAGCTCCTGCGAGAGCATGGGTTAATGGAAGAGGTTCCACCATGGTACTCACCGGTGATGCCAAAACCAGCCTACCAGAACACCACGAGTGAGGCGTTTTGGGATATTCCCATCTATGCAGAGCACCACGAAGTTAGAGCAAATCGGATCGACGCGCGACTTGTCAGCCAcgagaggaaagaagtctgcaCAATTGAAATGAGCTGCCCATGGATTGAGAGTAGAGCTAagaaagatgaggaaaagacactcaagtatgGGCCCATGATGTGGGAGCTGAAGCAGAGATACAATGGTTACAGGGTTGAACAGTACAACGTAATAATTGACGTACTGGGGGGTTACTCTAAACACCTAGAGAAGTCGGTGAGGAAGCTACTTGGAGCGAGAGCACGGAGCGTACTTGAGCGGATGCAGAagtcggtcatctcaaacactttaaacattgccagaacatttaagataaatacttagttaGGGCGCTATGGACTtcagtttttaggtttttgttttttctctagaaatctagaaacacaagcttgctgacgtttttacttagattttttttagaacattagagtttgatattattataaataagttTTTGTAGAGATAGCgaaggttttacagagtatcagaatttaataatattctaaattggcttttttagtAGAGAGATTTATATCACTATGTATaagcttttagtagagatagCGAAAGTTTTACGGagtatcagaatttaataatattctaaattggctttttaagtagagagattcatatcactatgtattttaggattgtattaggtttcgtatcgacctttttttacttctaagtatagcttctcaagtggtgtaggttacgctatgcgccctatactactcataatgtggacagcattccaaagtttcatactgcgacataataataataataataataataatcataatcgtaatcataatcataataatcataatcataatcataatcataatggAATTTAcatagcgcttatacatcgctgttctaagcgctACATGGTTATCGTACCAGATCTGCTATATACAGTGACGTTCTAACACCTTCATGTAAAAGAAACTCGGGGCTTAAAACTTTCCATTCAAGTGCATGTCGTCTATGGAATAATTTGGATAACTCCTACAGAAACATTAGGTCCCAtacaaatttcaggaaaatgctACAGAACCTTCTTGTCAAGGAAAACTCGTCATTAGACCATTTTAACACGACTAGGACTTTTTAAGAATTTCAAATTTgtgtattttaaaagttttagagtattttaatattactaagccttttttaaaagaatcttTGAGAAtcttaaaaatcttaaaaatgaGTAGGATCTTTTAGAATTAGTATGATGTTTCTAgtttttattacaatttttcttttttaagggcGATTGTGAAAACTACCGGGCCACCGGCAATTAATGTACTCCACCCTCagtaaataaagtttttttctttcttacttaacttgACCAAAACCTGAAAAAGCGCATGAAAAGCCTGTGGTACCCAGGCCCCACGGTAGTTCTCTGCTAAATGGCAGATCATTCCTACTCTTTCATCACCCGAAATCTTGGAATtcaactctttttttttgtgccCGAAGCCTGAAAAGTGTTAGTACTCTTTTTCAGGGGCGGATATGGGGGAGGGTGCAgcggtgcgcaccccccccttgagatgacctgcggttttcttatacaactggtattctgcgaaaaaaaaaactatgtggtttattcgTGTTGAAGTAGaacaagagacgagtgcaccccctcctaaaaaaaatcctggatccgcccctgctttttgggtggagcctccctgcataggccattatagggagtactcaCCCACCTCCGAGATTTTTTCCGCTTTCAGATCTAAAACGTTTGGCACCAGATGTAAACAAGCGATGGAcattacaaaacaacaacaacaacaacaacaacaaaacaataaggCTCCTCAAGCCTGGTTTTCTTTCACTCGTCCATAAGACCTTTTTTTGTAGGGTTCATTGTGTACGACCATAAATCAAAAAGCGGGGGATAATGTGTatgcaaaattatttaaatattatgtactagagaaaagaaaaaactcaaaCACACACACTCTCTAAGAAAACTGTTTTATTCTTGGCCTCagctaaaaatgaaaatcaactgCAAGATTTTTTAAGCTCTTCCACTTTTGCGATGTAGGCAGCCTCAGCATCTTCCTTGCTCATAcctgagaaaacaagaaagaaaacaatcccctttatttaattttttttataatgatgatgatgatgatgatgatgacgatgataataataataataagaagaaaaaataagagtaatgtaatgaaaatgaaatgcatATGTGTGACCTATGTtatgatttgagaaagactctCCTAGTCAAAACCCTACAATAAAACCTCTTGTAAACAACCACCTTTCAAAGGCTATCGCAACAACTTTTTGGCCAGTTGGTTTTATAGTTCctcactgtttttcaaaactCTTGCAAGTGCCACTTGACCCATGGTGTGGTCTCCTTGTTTGCTTTATGTAAAGCTCCGCTCAGAGTATACGAAAAACTTTCAGTAACAaacacaaactaaaaaaaatatattctgtgccaaaaagtagatgtgtcgGGACCTATTTACGGAAGAGATCCCCTGCAGTTTGATCCTCATAAGTGACCACCTATTGTAAGCAACCACTAAATCTTCACATCTTGAGTGGCTCCTTATGGGAGGTTCAACAGATTATTAAACATACAATCAGAAGTATAGTTAGCTCACTGAGGTAAACAGTTAATCTTACTTTCTACAACTTGGTCTGGGGCCTGTTGCatagttttaaaacaaacaaaactgctaattaacaattattcctcgcgcccgaatgggctattgactcggaggtcatgagggcgagaggaataataatattgttttagtgaaatccgactagttggtcaaaaatatcgagaataaaaacattttagctagttaaagctagacttgaATCcctttttgccaccaaaaagcgcgcgcttttcgctactagtaggctataacaaaagtacatgtatagcctagtagtagctcaaccaatcagaagggagcattgataatagaccactagttggactTTACTAATATCTGATAGCCCTGtcaaactctgtattttaacAGTAGACAGAGGATGTTAGGACAGACATCAAGTTTCATGCGGTAACTGCTCTCAGAAGCtacaagaacaataatattagagagattaaaaTTCACGTTTATGCCAAACGTGAATTTATACCAGGTGACCATGCTTTTCTCTTTATTGTCATTTTAACAGTTATTACTTCAactaaaaaataagtagtttcatgacagttttacacataagaattgttctggacaattttcatctgcttattttctattctgagaaattctcaacttgaatctgacattTGCCATTTTAAGTCAAATGgcaaacgtgaatcttaatctctctattggGACTTGCTTTGGTGGTGTAAAGCTTTCAGGCATTTGAAGTAATAAAATCATTCCAGTTTACATTTTTAATATTACCTTTCTTTCCATTCCAGGCATCCCATTTTGCTTTTCCAGCAAAATCTAACATTCCACTAGGTCTATCTGTGGAAAGGACATAATCCCATTGTTTGAGAAATGAAATTGTAAATGAGAGTTTTTGTGCATTAAAAGCTGGTCATTTGTCTCCCGATAGCTAGTCACTTTGTTACAAATCTCATTGTTTCAACCTTGTACTGCTGTTCTTGAGCAGCTCAATTTAACCAGTGGGGCAAATGTAACACTGTGACTGCATTTAACAATCCTCTCTCAAGGTTGGTGGGCTTTAATCCAAAGCACTGCTGTCATTGTCAGGGATGTATGGTAGCTAAGGATAAGATAAGCAGGCTTTTTTATTAGTCAAGCCAGCTTTTTTACTCAACTGCATCTTCAAAATTACcctttgtctttgttttgcagAGCAATTTGAGCCTGTGGTAAGCTCTTTTTCAGCCGGTGAAATTAGCTGGCAGCTTGCGACATCCCTGGTgaacagctgacatttcatgATGCCACCACTGGCTTCCTCGCCAAATGATGTCAgggaaacgagtgcagaaattccatactgatgaggcgtcattacccagatctgggtagtgcatctgattggcttaaaatttgctttaaccaatcagaagcactaaccAGATCTAGATAGTGACGCCTTATGAttatcagcatggaatttctgcactcttttctcagacatcattctgtggagaaaccagtggtgacgtaGGGAAATGTTGGCAGTTTTCTGCGGCAAAGTCATTCACCACTTTAGAATCGAGAAGGAAACTGGCCTCAGTtagcttttgcaaagacttctggtcTGTTACTAGGGATGCaccagtcagctattggccaatttttcttctctgtctccactaacagtcccagaagtctttgcaaggGTTAACTCACCCCAGTTTTCTTCTCGATTCTACAGAGGCAAATTGTTAGTGCAGTGAGAAACGTTCCCTTAGCAGTCCATACCAGGATGAATAATGGGTGCATTTTAAGAGGAAAATCCAAATCCAGATATTTCTGAATCCAAAATGGATCAAGAGTTCATTAAGTCCACACTTTAAGTGGATTCTTCAGATCAAATCCAAATCCTAACTGAGCCTATGTTAGTGTTGCCATTTTGCCATTAGTATTAGTTACAAATCATTAATTCCACGCTTCTCATCTTTTTATATTCGTAGGTTTTAAAGCCCGAGTTGTCATTTTTTGATACTTATGTAGCGTCTTCTCAAGTTTATTCAGTCTATGTAATAAATTACCAATCACTTTCATCTGCTTTATTATTTAGTTCTTATAGTTACATGTATATTGTTCACCATTGTAATATATATACACTGACCCTACTTGACTAATAATTGGCGTGAGACGAAGTGTATATTTTGTATATTTACAAGTGTATATTTTGTACATATACATGTCTCCTATCACTTTTTAGGTGGCAAAGAAGATCACAGACCAGTTTTTGGATTCTCCCAAAAAGTGCACCCAATAACTTTAAGAGGCAACTTTCTTGATCAAACATTCTCTTCATTATAGATTTTTgcctaagaaaacagctgaTGTTTATTTTCGCAACACTACTGCTGGTTTCTCtgcaaaatgatgtctgagaaaagAATGCATAAAGTCAATACTGACGACAGGTCTCTTTGCTCTGGGTAACGCTTCTAATAATTGACTAATAATTTAttagttgaagcaaattttcaaccaatcagaagcactaccagATCTAAGTACATGTAGTtacgtgtcatcagtatggaatttctacactagtttctcagatgtcattttgcagAGGAAAGAAGTGGTGGTGTCACAAGATGTTGGCTGTTTTATCATGCTACAAGTATATAGATTTTAATTCAAAAATGATATTGCTTGTCCACTTGGACAGAGAGGGTAAGGGAGAGAGCAATATTTTCCTGCAGAAAACAATGTAACTTGTCTACATTGACAGTTGTCAGTGTCAGCTGAAAAGTGCAACTCTTTTCAGTTTTCCCCACCCATAAACCCTACCCCTGGCACAAAAATGTTCTTCATTCAGGATAAGGCAGGACCTGGTCATTCAAAATTTAGATGATGCTATCCACATGATAAATCTctagttatttattatttacatgggcaaaccagTTGGTTCATGGTTTGGGTAAAATAtaatggtaagcaaaattcaggatAGGTAATTTTGCCCTGGAATCGTGTTTACCATTTGTTCTAATTTGTTCAATTTACCAAAAAACACACTCGCAAAGCCTGAAACAGGTCTGAATCAGGCCTCACAACAAAAATTGAACTTGATCGTGGAGATGGCATAACAGAAGCAAAACTGAGATGTTATTCGCCTCAATAATTATCTATGCAACACGTTCTAGTAAGtgaaatattatatattttaaagcCACTTTAAATCAGTTCAAGTCCGTAGACCGAAGTCCAAGGTCCACAATTGACATTTCTGAAGTAAATTTACTGCCTAAAGCTAAACGCATGAGCTTAAAATCGTGTAAATTTGAACAGTTCCTTTACATAAATTTCAAAGCTAATAAACGACTCTACTCAGCACTTTATGCACTACATCGTGATTATGAATTTGATCTTTTTACAGAAGATTCTCAACGTTTCAGAGTGTGGTATCGAGTGGTAGTAAGACAAGGATTAGCTCAAGAGGCAGGGATGACAAATCTGTGCTTTTTCTTgtgtaacaaaaaaacaatatcaTAATAATTTTACCTGTATTGCAGTCTCCCACGGTAGCTTGCTTGTATAAAGAATAAACCTCTAATTTGTCAGGATCACTCGGTTCTTTAGTCAATTTCTTGACCTCGTCAGCGGCCTTCAGAAATGCCTGATATGCACGACATTACATCAActtaaaaaggaataaaaaaaacaacaaaaacaacaaaaaacaatcgGTTGACTACAGGGAACTTTAACAGATACAAGCTGTGTACCTCAGACATTACAAAGATGGTTCACTCGATATAATTCCGTAAAATTTGCAGAATACGCCTCTTGTGCAAGAATCAAGATCACAGCGGGACAACGAACTTAGACGGGAAGGAATGGGTCGAGCTTGCCCGCAAACCGGAAGAGAAAAGTCATTTCAGTTGTATTACACTTCCGGAATAGCCAAGGCGCGGGAAAAAATACGGTAAAACTCCgagaaattaataaataaataaataaataaataaataaataaataaataaataaataaataaagcccTTCCGAAAGTAAACccctaaaatttgaaaagaaaaaagcctcCTAATTTGCCTCATCACCGAATAAAAGCACAAATGTCCAGGGCTGGCCAAAAGATCCCTACTAtcttctacacttctcagaggtgtggaagtgtgcaATAGTCTGACAGACTGAGGATATTGTGAGTCACACTTTTACCTAGTCACGAaacccttgtcattctttactgaACACCTGTCTGATAAGTGACTCTTTACTTTAGAGATCGACACGGCTCAGCTTCGCTCCgtttacagaaatcgcgccgctACAACCCTTCATTAGTATGGTTTAAaaaaccgttcaaaattatTCTGGGGTATTTCCGACCTTGGAAATACAATTCACGGGGCAGGGAAGTAATAAGGGCTGCTGTTTATCTCCCAAAATCAAAGTAAAGAGTAGTTTATCGGTACTTAATTCGTAAGTCTTTAATTTcgtattttttcaaaaatcgcAAAACTAAGGGGCtctttacatggagggaggaagatcctagtaccaggaagatcctagaaggctaCGTTGGGTTTAAATGCGGAAACTTGGGTTCGTGTGGTACACAAAAGTACAATGTTTGAGAAGGAATTAAACATGGCGggcgacaaaaacaaacatgcaaTTTGGGCCcttctgctctctttactggcgtcaaCAACTACCTTTCAGCGAAATTATCACAATAATCAGCTCGTGGCAACGCCAAACGAAATGGTAAGCCTTTATTGCCGTGATTAGCCACTGAACGACCCGCCActatttttgtatgttttttccCTGGTACTAGCTAAGATCTTCCTAGCGAAGGCAATTTACATGGTGCTAGGATCCTCTTAGTACTGGGATCTTCCTACctctcagctaggaagatcctagttcTACGAAGATGCCAGCCCTAGGAACAAGTAcaaccctttgcatgtaaaccgaatacagaaaacatatggcgctaggatAATCAGTAGGCTGCATGTGCAGTGCATGATTACCAATCCATTCCACCCCACCTTccgctatgaaaaaaaaaagaccaaaagaaTGAAACTATAAAGGGGCAGCGTGATCGTTGTCGTTTTTGTGGGAGGTGGTTATGGAGGGGGGTGACGTTGAGGTTAACGTAAGAATGAAGGAAATATTGGGAAACCgttatactaaaaaaaaaacaagttattGTAAACTAAGTTTTCTTTGCGATAGAGGACTATGTGGTGTTTGTCtaccaattttttctttccagaatcTCAAAAACAGTATCGACGTTATTATTCGagtatttttccaatttttcacaGCTATTAACACCTCCTCCAACCCTGCACCTCACAACAAAACAGGTATTTTGATTTGAAGCACATAAATTAagcaacatttttttgtaacaagTCAAGAGGCACAAGTCAAGATGTACATATTTAaagacaatttacaaaaaaatttaaaagacaaTTGCAAATTGTACATATTTAAAGATGAATGTTAAACGAAAAGAAGTATTTTCGTgatttacatttctttttttattgcacTTTGCATGCGCTATATAGTAAGTGCTGAACctaagtctttttttaattatgaaAACAGGACTGAAAAGGTATTTCGGCTGGCGCAACCAAAACctcaaaaggaagaaaaatctCTTCTCAAACAGAAACCGAGTGTATTGTGTTTTATTAATTACTGAGTAAAAGTAATTACACAAGGTGACATACAACTGAAAAAATGAACGAATaagattttacaaaacaaaaaccagtAAATTAACTAAGACCTAAATTATCGAAATACACACtgtaacttaattaattttgacaaaaaacgTTATGAAATAAAAGTAATCAAGGCTAAAATAGTTATTGACAACTGCCAGTTTTATCTACAAATCAAAACCAACCCACCTATGCATACGGTGCTTGACAAGTGAACCAGTATATATAAAAATGAGACCCATTGCCAAGATTGACTGAGGGTGGTGGGGATGCAAGTTTTAAAAGTTGTAAATGAGTAAAAGTACAAGTAATATATAATTATGTTGTAGTTATTTCATATTTccagtttattttcatttttccatagTTTTTGGCTAAGAAAACGTAtgctaatttgaaacaaagagaaagcaaaaactaaatgaaataaaaatttgacTGCTTCATATATAAATACACAACTTAAAATGTGTATATTTAATagcactaaaaatgaatttagaaccagtaaagcatttcaaaagaatgatatcatcatcatcattattaatattaattgttGTTATATAATATTACTATTTATTACCATTACATTAttacattattgttattattgttaataatattattattatcattattattattattattttattgatatacatttctttattattaaaactataCATGCGCTATAAAGTGAGTGCTGAATCTAAGTCTTTGTTTAATTATGGAATCAGGGCTGAAAAGATATTTCAGCCGACGCAACCATGGACATTTCGAGGGGCCGGAAATCAGAAAAATCCGGACAGCGATGTGGGCGTGGGTTTTGGATAGCAGAAATAAGGGTCCAGTTGCCGGTAGGAATTCAGACATCAGAAATGAAACTCCTGGGCCGCTGGTAAGAAATGAATCCGGAGATCGTAATTTAGATTTCGAACCCGAGATTAAGGTCTATTTTCGGGGACGCAGAAACCCGACACCCGATGGCTTAATCACTTCCGACCCCGTAAATTGAATTTCGATCCCGGTATTAAGTCTGTTTACGGGTCCGTTATTGGTAAGTAAAGAAACCGACCCCG
The sequence above is a segment of the Porites lutea chromosome 3, jaPorLute2.1, whole genome shotgun sequence genome. Coding sequences within it:
- the LOC140929737 gene encoding uncharacterized protein — translated: MYELYEQLLPTKLYTKEKTQTSTDGEVLCRLCGKVAESVAHVLAGCSSLAKTKYLYRHNAALKILFFELLREHGLMEEVPPWYSPVMPKPAYQNTTSEAFWDIPIYAEHHEVRANRIDARLVSHERKEVCTIEMSCPWIESRAKKDEEKTLKYGPMMWELKQRYNGYRVEQYNVIIDVLGGYSKHLEKSVRKLLGARARSVLERMQKSVISNTLNIARTFKINT
- the LOC140929738 gene encoding acyl-CoA-binding protein-like; its protein translation is MSEAFLKAADEVKKLTKEPSDPDKLEVYSLYKQATVGDCNTDRPSGMLDFAGKAKWDAWNGKKGMSKEDAEAAYIAKVEELKKSCS